The Microcoleus sp. AS-A8 genome window below encodes:
- a CDS encoding HlyD family secretion protein, with product MQFPLISSPAQSRQTRERLANPEDELSYELGKAVQELPPLYTRLLAGSISLLVFGAIAWAHFSLVDEVAVGQGELLASTQVRPVRSLGDGTIREVKVKEGDRVQKGEILVERDSGLPQTEVDRLAKSAKLIREDLSRLDAERKGETTAGTSLQDQLLTSRLRNFEAAKAAAVAEANRQLAAIDAAKVRLTRLQDNLANAKINFTNSQTNLANAKELLPKTQENLANAEKRVESYKPLVNSGAVPRLDYLEAQDRLVKAQADVTRTQSEITNASDRVTEAQDKVTSLEKDIATQQQEIRQAQEAYQKARNDSTRVGAERNSEILTQLNKRREEQTTVEGELEQAKKQQERETIEAPVAGTVYSIKATKGPVQAGEELLSILPQGEELVLEVKVLNRDIGFIRQGMKAKVKMAAFSFQEFGTIEGEVVKVSPNAIIDKELGLVFPTRIKLHQHSINVRGQEVAFTPGMAATGEIVTRKKSILTFLIEPVTRRFSEGFSVR from the coding sequence ATGCAATTTCCCCTAATTTCTTCTCCAGCTCAATCTCGACAGACGAGAGAGCGATTAGCCAATCCGGAAGACGAGCTATCTTACGAACTCGGTAAGGCGGTACAAGAGCTACCACCCCTCTACACGCGACTGTTAGCTGGCAGTATTAGTCTCTTGGTGTTTGGCGCGATCGCATGGGCGCACTTTAGCCTAGTGGATGAAGTGGCTGTGGGTCAAGGAGAATTGCTGGCTTCGACCCAAGTGCGACCCGTGCGATCGCTCGGTGATGGTACGATTCGGGAGGTGAAGGTGAAAGAAGGCGATCGCGTCCAAAAAGGTGAAATCCTCGTCGAACGAGATTCCGGCCTCCCCCAAACCGAAGTTGACCGCCTCGCCAAATCAGCCAAACTGATTCGAGAAGATTTAAGTCGTCTCGACGCCGAACGTAAGGGAGAGACAACCGCCGGAACATCGTTGCAAGACCAACTCCTCACCTCGCGTCTACGCAACTTTGAAGCTGCTAAAGCCGCAGCAGTTGCCGAAGCCAATCGCCAACTGGCGGCGATCGATGCCGCCAAAGTTCGTCTCACCCGATTGCAAGACAACCTTGCGAATGCCAAAATCAACTTTACCAATTCCCAAACTAACCTCGCTAATGCCAAAGAGCTGCTGCCGAAAACACAAGAAAACCTTGCCAACGCCGAAAAAAGGGTAGAGTCCTACAAACCACTTGTGAATTCTGGTGCTGTCCCTCGACTCGATTACTTAGAGGCTCAAGATAGACTCGTGAAAGCGCAAGCCGATGTGACGAGGACGCAATCTGAGATTACCAATGCCAGCGATCGCGTCACGGAAGCTCAAGACAAAGTAACCTCATTAGAGAAAGACATCGCCACCCAACAGCAAGAAATCCGTCAAGCTCAAGAAGCCTATCAAAAAGCTCGGAATGATTCTACCCGTGTTGGGGCGGAGCGTAATAGTGAAATTCTCACTCAACTCAACAAGCGCCGGGAAGAACAGACAACGGTTGAAGGTGAACTAGAGCAGGCCAAAAAGCAACAAGAACGGGAAACGATTGAAGCTCCAGTTGCGGGTACTGTTTACAGTATCAAAGCCACGAAAGGGCCTGTACAAGCGGGTGAAGAGTTACTCTCTATTCTTCCACAGGGTGAAGAATTGGTGTTAGAGGTTAAAGTCCTCAACCGAGATATTGGATTTATTCGGCAAGGAATGAAAGCGAAAGTCAAGATGGCAGCTTTTTCCTTTCAAGAATTTGGCACGATTGAAGGAGAAGTGGTTAAAGTTAGCCCCAATGCAATTATTGATAAGGAATTGGGTTTGGTTTTTCCCACTCGAATTAAACTACATCAGCATTCAATCAATGTGCGTGGTCAAGAAGTAGCCTTTACTCCGGGGATGGCAGCTACGGGAGAAATTGTTACTCGAAAAAAATCTATCTTGACATTTTTAATAGAGCCTGTCACTCGGCGATTTAGTGAGGGATTCTCGGTTAGATAA